In Castanea sativa cultivar Marrone di Chiusa Pesio chromosome 6, ASM4071231v1, a single window of DNA contains:
- the LOC142641267 gene encoding uridine kinase-like protein 3 isoform X4, translating into MGSTSKSVVDLIEASSGVHFSGFHMDSLEQGVKEMELTTASATEDLHKQPFVIGVAGGAASGKTTVCDLIIQQLHDQRVVLVNQDSFYHNLTEEELTQVHDYNFDHPDAFDTEKLLCVMEKLRHGQAVDIPNYDLKSYKNNVFPARRVNPSDVILLEGILIFHDQRVRDLMNMKIFVDTDADVRLARRIRRDTVEKSRDIGTVLDQYSKFVKPAFDDFILPTKKYADIIIPRGGDNHVAIDLIVQHIRTKLGQHDLCKIYPNLYVIHSTFQIRGMHTLIRDAQTTKHDFVFYADRLIRLVVEHGLGHLPFTEKQVITPTGSVYTGVDFCKRLCGVSVIRSGESMENALRACCKGIKIGKILIHREGDNGQQLIYEKLPSDISERHVLLLDPILGTGNSAVQAISLLLRKGVPESNIIFLNLISAPQGVHVVCKSFPRIKIVTSEIEMGLNNDFRVIPGMGEFGDRYFGTDDDDPQVVAPSQ; encoded by the exons ATGGGTTCTACTTCTAAATCAGTTGTGGATTTAATAGAGGCCTCCTCAGGGGTTCATTTTTCTGGATTTCACATGGATTCTTTGGAGCAAGGAGTTAAAGAGATGGAACTTACAACAGCGTCAGCAACCGAAGACTTGCATAAACAGCCTTTTGTCATTG GGGTTGCTGGGGGAGCGGCATCTGGTAAGACAACAGTTTGTGATCTTATTATTCAGCAGCTTCATGATCAACGTGTTGTTCTTGTAAACCAG GATTCCTTTTATCATAATTTGACCGAGGAGGAACTTACACAAGTACATGACTACAATTTTGACCATCCTG ATGCTTTTGACACTGAGAAACTGTTGTGTGTTATGGAGAAGTTGAGGCATGGACAAGCAGTTGATATTCCAAACTATGATTTAAAGAGTTACAAAAACAATGTATTTCCAGCAAGAAGG GTAAACCCTTCTGATGTTATACTTTTGGAAGGCATACTCATTTTCCATGATCAGCGTGTTAGAGATTTGATGAATATGAAGATATTTGTTGATACAG ATGCTGATGTTCGTCTAGCAAGGAGGATAAGGCGGGATACTGTTGAGAAGAGTAGGGATATTGGTACAGTACTTGATCAG TACTCCAAATTTGTGAAGCCTGCTTTTGATGACTTTATCCTACCAACAAAGAAGTATGCTGATATCATTATTCCTCGAGGGGGAGATAATCATGTAGCCATTGATTTGATTGTACAGCATATTCGTACAAAGCTTGGTCAGCATGATCTCTGTAAAATATACCCTAATTTATATGTCATTCACTCAACTTTTCAG ATACGGGGAATGCATACCCTCATACGTGATGCTCAAACAACGAAGCATGACTTTGTTTTCTATGCTGATCGGTTGATCCGTTTG GTTGTTGAACATGGCCTTGGACATCTTCCATTTACCGAAAAGCAAGTGATCACTCCAACTG GGTCTGTGTATACTGGTGTGGATTTCTGTAAGAGGTTGTGTGGTGTCTCAGTTATCAGGAG TGGTGAGAGTATGGAGAATGCTTTGCGAGCATGTTGTAAAGGTATCAAGATTGGGAAAATACTTATTCATAGAGAAGGTGACAACGGTCAGCAG CTAATCTATGAAAAGTTGCCTTCGGACATCTCAGAAAGGCATGTATTACTATTGGATCCTATCCTAGGGACAG GAAATTCGGCTGTTCAAGCTATCTCTTTACTTCTAAGGAAGGGTGTACCAGAGTCCaacattatttttcttaatctcATATCA GCACCTCAGGGTGTACATGTGGTCTGCAAAAGCTTCCCAAGAATAAAAATTGTCACTTCTGAGATTGAGATGGGTCTAAATAATGATTTCCGTGTCATTCCTGGCATGGGTGAGTTTGGCGACCGATATTTTGGAACGGATGATGACGACCCGCAAGTGGTGGCCCCTTCACAGTAG
- the LOC142641267 gene encoding uridine kinase-like protein 3 isoform X1 — MSLPMGSTSKSVVDLIEASSGVHFSGFHMDSLEQGVKEMELTTASATEDLHKQPFVIGVAGGAASGKTTVCDLIIQQLHDQRVVLVNQDSFYHNLTEEELTQVHDYNFDHPDAFDTEKLLCVMEKLRHGQAVDIPNYDLKSYKNNVFPARRVNPSDVILLEGILIFHDQRVRDLMNMKIFVDTDADVRLARRIRRDTVEKSRDIGTVLDQYSKFVKPAFDDFILPTKKYADIIIPRGGDNHVAIDLIVQHIRTKLGQHDLCKIYPNLYVIHSTFQIRGMHTLIRDAQTTKHDFVFYADRLIRLVVEHGLGHLPFTEKQVITPTGSVYTGVDFCKRLCGVSVIRSGESMENALRACCKGIKIGKILIHREGDNGQQVCAYLWVCVCMFHFLGSVLFLLLLKNASFTGQLIYEKLPSDISERHVLLLDPILGTGNSAVQAISLLLRKGVPESNIIFLNLISAPQGVHVVCKSFPRIKIVTSEIEMGLNNDFRVIPGMGEFGDRYFGTDDDDPQVVAPSQ, encoded by the exons AT GTCCCTGCCCATGGGTTCTACTTCTAAATCAGTTGTGGATTTAATAGAGGCCTCCTCAGGGGTTCATTTTTCTGGATTTCACATGGATTCTTTGGAGCAAGGAGTTAAAGAGATGGAACTTACAACAGCGTCAGCAACCGAAGACTTGCATAAACAGCCTTTTGTCATTG GGGTTGCTGGGGGAGCGGCATCTGGTAAGACAACAGTTTGTGATCTTATTATTCAGCAGCTTCATGATCAACGTGTTGTTCTTGTAAACCAG GATTCCTTTTATCATAATTTGACCGAGGAGGAACTTACACAAGTACATGACTACAATTTTGACCATCCTG ATGCTTTTGACACTGAGAAACTGTTGTGTGTTATGGAGAAGTTGAGGCATGGACAAGCAGTTGATATTCCAAACTATGATTTAAAGAGTTACAAAAACAATGTATTTCCAGCAAGAAGG GTAAACCCTTCTGATGTTATACTTTTGGAAGGCATACTCATTTTCCATGATCAGCGTGTTAGAGATTTGATGAATATGAAGATATTTGTTGATACAG ATGCTGATGTTCGTCTAGCAAGGAGGATAAGGCGGGATACTGTTGAGAAGAGTAGGGATATTGGTACAGTACTTGATCAG TACTCCAAATTTGTGAAGCCTGCTTTTGATGACTTTATCCTACCAACAAAGAAGTATGCTGATATCATTATTCCTCGAGGGGGAGATAATCATGTAGCCATTGATTTGATTGTACAGCATATTCGTACAAAGCTTGGTCAGCATGATCTCTGTAAAATATACCCTAATTTATATGTCATTCACTCAACTTTTCAG ATACGGGGAATGCATACCCTCATACGTGATGCTCAAACAACGAAGCATGACTTTGTTTTCTATGCTGATCGGTTGATCCGTTTG GTTGTTGAACATGGCCTTGGACATCTTCCATTTACCGAAAAGCAAGTGATCACTCCAACTG GGTCTGTGTATACTGGTGTGGATTTCTGTAAGAGGTTGTGTGGTGTCTCAGTTATCAGGAG TGGTGAGAGTATGGAGAATGCTTTGCGAGCATGTTGTAAAGGTATCAAGATTGGGAAAATACTTATTCATAGAGAAGGTGACAACGGTCAGCAGGTTTGTGCCTATCTTTGGGTCTGTGTGTGCATGTTTCATTTCCTTGGTTCtgtcctttttttattattattaaaaaatgctTCATTTACTGGGCAGCTAATCTATGAAAAGTTGCCTTCGGACATCTCAGAAAGGCATGTATTACTATTGGATCCTATCCTAGGGACAG GAAATTCGGCTGTTCAAGCTATCTCTTTACTTCTAAGGAAGGGTGTACCAGAGTCCaacattatttttcttaatctcATATCA GCACCTCAGGGTGTACATGTGGTCTGCAAAAGCTTCCCAAGAATAAAAATTGTCACTTCTGAGATTGAGATGGGTCTAAATAATGATTTCCGTGTCATTCCTGGCATGGGTGAGTTTGGCGACCGATATTTTGGAACGGATGATGACGACCCGCAAGTGGTGGCCCCTTCACAGTAG
- the LOC142641267 gene encoding uridine kinase-like protein 3 isoform X2 translates to MGSTSKSVVDLIEASSGVHFSGFHMDSLEQGVKEMELTTASATEDLHKQPFVIGVAGGAASGKTTVCDLIIQQLHDQRVVLVNQDSFYHNLTEEELTQVHDYNFDHPDAFDTEKLLCVMEKLRHGQAVDIPNYDLKSYKNNVFPARRVNPSDVILLEGILIFHDQRVRDLMNMKIFVDTDADVRLARRIRRDTVEKSRDIGTVLDQYSKFVKPAFDDFILPTKKYADIIIPRGGDNHVAIDLIVQHIRTKLGQHDLCKIYPNLYVIHSTFQIRGMHTLIRDAQTTKHDFVFYADRLIRLVVEHGLGHLPFTEKQVITPTGSVYTGVDFCKRLCGVSVIRSGESMENALRACCKGIKIGKILIHREGDNGQQVCAYLWVCVCMFHFLGSVLFLLLLKNASFTGQLIYEKLPSDISERHVLLLDPILGTGNSAVQAISLLLRKGVPESNIIFLNLISAPQGVHVVCKSFPRIKIVTSEIEMGLNNDFRVIPGMGEFGDRYFGTDDDDPQVVAPSQ, encoded by the exons ATGGGTTCTACTTCTAAATCAGTTGTGGATTTAATAGAGGCCTCCTCAGGGGTTCATTTTTCTGGATTTCACATGGATTCTTTGGAGCAAGGAGTTAAAGAGATGGAACTTACAACAGCGTCAGCAACCGAAGACTTGCATAAACAGCCTTTTGTCATTG GGGTTGCTGGGGGAGCGGCATCTGGTAAGACAACAGTTTGTGATCTTATTATTCAGCAGCTTCATGATCAACGTGTTGTTCTTGTAAACCAG GATTCCTTTTATCATAATTTGACCGAGGAGGAACTTACACAAGTACATGACTACAATTTTGACCATCCTG ATGCTTTTGACACTGAGAAACTGTTGTGTGTTATGGAGAAGTTGAGGCATGGACAAGCAGTTGATATTCCAAACTATGATTTAAAGAGTTACAAAAACAATGTATTTCCAGCAAGAAGG GTAAACCCTTCTGATGTTATACTTTTGGAAGGCATACTCATTTTCCATGATCAGCGTGTTAGAGATTTGATGAATATGAAGATATTTGTTGATACAG ATGCTGATGTTCGTCTAGCAAGGAGGATAAGGCGGGATACTGTTGAGAAGAGTAGGGATATTGGTACAGTACTTGATCAG TACTCCAAATTTGTGAAGCCTGCTTTTGATGACTTTATCCTACCAACAAAGAAGTATGCTGATATCATTATTCCTCGAGGGGGAGATAATCATGTAGCCATTGATTTGATTGTACAGCATATTCGTACAAAGCTTGGTCAGCATGATCTCTGTAAAATATACCCTAATTTATATGTCATTCACTCAACTTTTCAG ATACGGGGAATGCATACCCTCATACGTGATGCTCAAACAACGAAGCATGACTTTGTTTTCTATGCTGATCGGTTGATCCGTTTG GTTGTTGAACATGGCCTTGGACATCTTCCATTTACCGAAAAGCAAGTGATCACTCCAACTG GGTCTGTGTATACTGGTGTGGATTTCTGTAAGAGGTTGTGTGGTGTCTCAGTTATCAGGAG TGGTGAGAGTATGGAGAATGCTTTGCGAGCATGTTGTAAAGGTATCAAGATTGGGAAAATACTTATTCATAGAGAAGGTGACAACGGTCAGCAGGTTTGTGCCTATCTTTGGGTCTGTGTGTGCATGTTTCATTTCCTTGGTTCtgtcctttttttattattattaaaaaatgctTCATTTACTGGGCAGCTAATCTATGAAAAGTTGCCTTCGGACATCTCAGAAAGGCATGTATTACTATTGGATCCTATCCTAGGGACAG GAAATTCGGCTGTTCAAGCTATCTCTTTACTTCTAAGGAAGGGTGTACCAGAGTCCaacattatttttcttaatctcATATCA GCACCTCAGGGTGTACATGTGGTCTGCAAAAGCTTCCCAAGAATAAAAATTGTCACTTCTGAGATTGAGATGGGTCTAAATAATGATTTCCGTGTCATTCCTGGCATGGGTGAGTTTGGCGACCGATATTTTGGAACGGATGATGACGACCCGCAAGTGGTGGCCCCTTCACAGTAG
- the LOC142641267 gene encoding uridine kinase-like protein 3 isoform X3 encodes MSLPMGSTSKSVVDLIEASSGVHFSGFHMDSLEQGVKEMELTTASATEDLHKQPFVIGVAGGAASGKTTVCDLIIQQLHDQRVVLVNQDSFYHNLTEEELTQVHDYNFDHPDAFDTEKLLCVMEKLRHGQAVDIPNYDLKSYKNNVFPARRVNPSDVILLEGILIFHDQRVRDLMNMKIFVDTDADVRLARRIRRDTVEKSRDIGTVLDQYSKFVKPAFDDFILPTKKYADIIIPRGGDNHVAIDLIVQHIRTKLGQHDLCKIYPNLYVIHSTFQIRGMHTLIRDAQTTKHDFVFYADRLIRLVVEHGLGHLPFTEKQVITPTGSVYTGVDFCKRLCGVSVIRSGESMENALRACCKGIKIGKILIHREGDNGQQLIYEKLPSDISERHVLLLDPILGTGNSAVQAISLLLRKGVPESNIIFLNLISAPQGVHVVCKSFPRIKIVTSEIEMGLNNDFRVIPGMGEFGDRYFGTDDDDPQVVAPSQ; translated from the exons AT GTCCCTGCCCATGGGTTCTACTTCTAAATCAGTTGTGGATTTAATAGAGGCCTCCTCAGGGGTTCATTTTTCTGGATTTCACATGGATTCTTTGGAGCAAGGAGTTAAAGAGATGGAACTTACAACAGCGTCAGCAACCGAAGACTTGCATAAACAGCCTTTTGTCATTG GGGTTGCTGGGGGAGCGGCATCTGGTAAGACAACAGTTTGTGATCTTATTATTCAGCAGCTTCATGATCAACGTGTTGTTCTTGTAAACCAG GATTCCTTTTATCATAATTTGACCGAGGAGGAACTTACACAAGTACATGACTACAATTTTGACCATCCTG ATGCTTTTGACACTGAGAAACTGTTGTGTGTTATGGAGAAGTTGAGGCATGGACAAGCAGTTGATATTCCAAACTATGATTTAAAGAGTTACAAAAACAATGTATTTCCAGCAAGAAGG GTAAACCCTTCTGATGTTATACTTTTGGAAGGCATACTCATTTTCCATGATCAGCGTGTTAGAGATTTGATGAATATGAAGATATTTGTTGATACAG ATGCTGATGTTCGTCTAGCAAGGAGGATAAGGCGGGATACTGTTGAGAAGAGTAGGGATATTGGTACAGTACTTGATCAG TACTCCAAATTTGTGAAGCCTGCTTTTGATGACTTTATCCTACCAACAAAGAAGTATGCTGATATCATTATTCCTCGAGGGGGAGATAATCATGTAGCCATTGATTTGATTGTACAGCATATTCGTACAAAGCTTGGTCAGCATGATCTCTGTAAAATATACCCTAATTTATATGTCATTCACTCAACTTTTCAG ATACGGGGAATGCATACCCTCATACGTGATGCTCAAACAACGAAGCATGACTTTGTTTTCTATGCTGATCGGTTGATCCGTTTG GTTGTTGAACATGGCCTTGGACATCTTCCATTTACCGAAAAGCAAGTGATCACTCCAACTG GGTCTGTGTATACTGGTGTGGATTTCTGTAAGAGGTTGTGTGGTGTCTCAGTTATCAGGAG TGGTGAGAGTATGGAGAATGCTTTGCGAGCATGTTGTAAAGGTATCAAGATTGGGAAAATACTTATTCATAGAGAAGGTGACAACGGTCAGCAG CTAATCTATGAAAAGTTGCCTTCGGACATCTCAGAAAGGCATGTATTACTATTGGATCCTATCCTAGGGACAG GAAATTCGGCTGTTCAAGCTATCTCTTTACTTCTAAGGAAGGGTGTACCAGAGTCCaacattatttttcttaatctcATATCA GCACCTCAGGGTGTACATGTGGTCTGCAAAAGCTTCCCAAGAATAAAAATTGTCACTTCTGAGATTGAGATGGGTCTAAATAATGATTTCCGTGTCATTCCTGGCATGGGTGAGTTTGGCGACCGATATTTTGGAACGGATGATGACGACCCGCAAGTGGTGGCCCCTTCACAGTAG